The sequence GTAGTTGTAAACTTTGCAAATGGTGATATGGTAGGACATACTGGGAATGAGAAAGCCGCAATTTTGGCAGTTGAGGCTGTAGATGCAGAGTTAGGACGCATACTAAAATGTGCAAAAGAGCAAGGCTACTCTGTAGTTATTACATCTGATCATGGAAATTGTGAAGAGATGAAAAATGATGATGGAAGTATCCTAACAAACCATACAGTTGGAAAAGTCTGGTGTTTTGTAGTCGCCCAGGGAGTCACAAAAGTAGAAGATGGAGGACTAAACAACATAGCTCCAACAGTTTTAAAACTCATGGATATAGAGATACCAAAAGAGATGGATAGTAGTTTGGTTTAAACATTGGGCGAGGTTGAAACCTCACTTCCAGAAGGTGTGACAAACTGCTCTTGTTTACAAGTTCTAAGAGTGTGAAATTATAAAATAAATTAAAGGAAAAGTAGTGAAATTTAGCGGAAAAAATGTTTTAGTTACAGGTTCTAGTCGTGGGATTGGTGCTGAGATTGCAAAGACTTTGGCTGGTTATGGTTTAAAAGTTTGGATTAATTATAGAAGTGGTGCAAAAGAAGCTGATGCCATAAAGGATAACATAGAAGAAAGTGGTGGCAGGGCTGCTGTTATTGGCTTTGATGTTAGTGATGAGGTTGCATTTGTAGATGCCATTAAGACTATAGTAGATTGTGATGGGGAACTTTCATATCTTGTAAATAATGCTGGCATTACAAATGATAAACTTGCACTTCGTATGAAAACAGAGGAGTTTATGAGCGTTATAAATGCTAACTTAGCGTCTTGTTTTATAGGATGTCGTGAAGCTATGAAAGTTATGAGAAAGAAAAAGTTTGGCTCAGTTGTAAACATCGCATCCATCGTAGGAGAGACGGGAAATGCTGGACAAACAAATTATGCAGCCTCAAAAGGTGGAGTTATTGCGATGAGCAAGAGTTTTGCAATAGAAGCAGCAACAAGTGGCATCCGTTACAACACCATAACTCCAGGTTTTATTGCAACCCAGATGACAGATACCCTAAGTGATGAAGTAAAGGAGAGTTTTACATCTAAGATACCGATGAGACGCTTTGGAGACGCAAAAGAAGTAGCAGAAGCAACAGCCTTTTTACTCTCGGATCACTCTAGTTATATAACAGGTGAAACACTAAAAGTTAATGGTGGCATGAACATGGCGTAATAGTTTATTTAAGTTAAATATGTTACAATTTCGCGATTTTATAATAAAAAAAATAGGAGCTATAATGGCACTTTTAGACGATATTAAAGAAGTAGTAGTTGAGCAACTCAGCGTTAATGCAGATGAAGTAAAAGAGGACGCAAAGTTCGTTGAAGATTTAGGTGCTGATAGCCTTGATGTAGTTGAACTAGTAATGGCTCTTGAAGAGAAATTTGATATCGAGATTCCTGATGATGAAGCAGAGAAGATTCAAACTGTTAAAGATGTTGTTGATTATATAGAAAATAAATAATCATACTAAAATATTTTTAGAACTCAGTTTGCAACTTTGCAACTGAGTTTTTTAGAGTATTTTATAAATTTTGTGATGGAGAGTTTTTTTATGAGAAGAGTTGTAGTAACTGGTATAGGTATGATAAATGCAGTTGGTAATGATAAAGAGAGTTCGTTTAAGGCTATGTGTGATGGCAAATGTGGCATAGATGAGATTACTCTTTTTGATGCATCTGAGTACTCTGTTAGAATCGCAGGAGAAGTAAAAAACTTTGATGCATCAACAGTTATGGCACCTAAAGAAGTTAAAAAAGCAGATAGATTTATTCATCTTGGACTAAAAGCTGCAGCAGAAGCTATGGAAGATGCAAATCTTCCACAAGACACAGATATGGATAGATTTGGTATCAGTGCAGGCTCTGGCATCGGAGGTCTTCCTGCTATTGAGAAAAACTCTATTATTCTTGCAACTAAAGGTCCTAGAAGGATATCTCCATTTTTTATTCCATCAGCATTAGTTAATATGCTTGGCGGTTTTGTCTCAATAAAGCATGGAACAAAGGGTCCTAACTTATCGAGTGTAACTGCTTGTGCAGCTGGAACTCACGCTATAAGCGAAGCGGTTAAAACTATTATGTGCAATGGTGCAGATAAGATGTTAGTAGTATCAGCCGAGTGTGCAGTTACTGGTGCTGGAGTTGGTGGGTTTGCGGCTATGAAAGCACTCTCAACTAACAATGAAAATCCAAAAGAGGCTTCTCGTCCTTTTGATTCTGCTCGTGATGGCTTTGTTATGGGCGAAGGTGCTGCAGCTTTAGTTTTAGAAAGTTATGAGGATGCAGTTGCAAGAGGTGCAAATATTTACGGTGAAATTATAGGCTTTGGTGAGAGTGGCGATGCTAATCACATAACAACACCTAGCCTTGATGGTCCAGCTCGTGCTATGATGGCAGCTTATAAAATGGCAGGTGAGCCTAAAATCGACTATATAAATGCACACGGAACAAGCACACCTATCAATGATAAAAACGAAACTGCCGCAGTAAAAGAACTTTTGG is a genomic window of Sulfurimonas hongkongensis containing:
- the acpP gene encoding acyl carrier protein; translation: MALLDDIKEVVVEQLSVNADEVKEDAKFVEDLGADSLDVVELVMALEEKFDIEIPDDEAEKIQTVKDVVDYIENK
- the fabG gene encoding 3-oxoacyl-ACP reductase FabG — translated: MKFSGKNVLVTGSSRGIGAEIAKTLAGYGLKVWINYRSGAKEADAIKDNIEESGGRAAVIGFDVSDEVAFVDAIKTIVDCDGELSYLVNNAGITNDKLALRMKTEEFMSVINANLASCFIGCREAMKVMRKKKFGSVVNIASIVGETGNAGQTNYAASKGGVIAMSKSFAIEAATSGIRYNTITPGFIATQMTDTLSDEVKESFTSKIPMRRFGDAKEVAEATAFLLSDHSSYITGETLKVNGGMNMA
- a CDS encoding beta-ketoacyl-ACP synthase II, producing the protein MRRVVVTGIGMINAVGNDKESSFKAMCDGKCGIDEITLFDASEYSVRIAGEVKNFDASTVMAPKEVKKADRFIHLGLKAAAEAMEDANLPQDTDMDRFGISAGSGIGGLPAIEKNSIILATKGPRRISPFFIPSALVNMLGGFVSIKHGTKGPNLSSVTACAAGTHAISEAVKTIMCNGADKMLVVSAECAVTGAGVGGFAAMKALSTNNENPKEASRPFDSARDGFVMGEGAAALVLESYEDAVARGANIYGEIIGFGESGDANHITTPSLDGPARAMMAAYKMAGEPKIDYINAHGTSTPINDKNETAAVKELLGKNFPPMSSIKGQIGHCLGAAGGIEAVACLMAMRDGIIPPTINYTTPDEACDLDYVPNTSRKADLNVVMSNSFGFGGTNGVLIFKKL